From Penaeus monodon isolate SGIC_2016 chromosome 6, NSTDA_Pmon_1, whole genome shotgun sequence, the proteins below share one genomic window:
- the LOC119573789 gene encoding carbohydrate sulfotransferase 10-like, with protein MILNARRGKTSSCAVLLVILFFAVNTYTPGSQKGSSETDLPLLFTSEAARPASEYMHMKKKTKPKSSISNQTEPDLHETFRTRREHLLEQCRRLNITAKFTNKDWLWSMLLEFPGPLDVCLPPKVGSTSWRELHQRVSERGELSGLHPASAIVVRHPLSRLTSAYRDKYLDGAPISDYDKNWRKSQGFTTPRFYYWYNYWLPTLISSGRLVPSKEFLKRVKDGRSIHRTRSVGIANLRDAVMDTYRNKDLQMQFSNATFTFREFLEFILWVDELGMRDLHWGTYTEQCIPCQEDYQYILHLETVDAESRVLLQDVGYPEDIRLATKHRTKGLSHTLSTNDLEYYKNLPKGLLNKILKFYEYDFDLFGYSKDILAV; from the exons ATGATCCTCAACGCCAGGCGCGGAAAAACCTCTTCCTGTGCTGTTCTCCTTGTTATCTTGTTCTTCGCGGTTAACACTTACACTCCTGGCTCTCAAAAGGGATCTTCGGAGACCGACCTTCCGCTGTTGTTCACTTCGGAGGCC GCCAGGCCCGCATCCGAATACATGCacatgaagaagaaaacgaaaccaAAGTCTAGCATAAGCAACCAAACAGAACCCGATCTGCACGAAACCTTTCGGACGCGGAGAGAACACTTGCTAGAACAGTGTCGTCGGCTGAACATAACAGCAAAGTTCACAAATAAAGATTGGTTATGGTCAATGCTTTTAGAATTTCCCGGCCCGCTTGATGTGTGTCTCCCTCCAAag GTGGGCTCGACATCATGGCGTGAGCTTCACCAGCGGGTGAGCGAGCGAGGAGAACTTTCCGGTCTCCATCCCGCCAGCGCCATCGTGGTTCGGCATCCACTGTCTCGGCTGACGTCTGCTTATAG GGACAAGTACCTTGACGGAGCACCGATTAGTGACTACGACAAAAACTGGAGGAAGAGCCAGGGCTTCACCACGCCCCGTTTCTACTACTGGTACAATTATTGGCTCCCAACTCTCATCTCCTCGGGGAGGCTGGTTCCTTCGAAGGAGTTCCTCAAGAGGGTCAAGGACGGTCGCAGCATTCACAGGACCAGAAGCGTCGGCATAGCTAACCTACGGGATGCTGTTATGGACACCTACAGGAATAAAGACCTTCAGATGCAGTTTAGCAACGCCACCTTCACCTTTCGAGAGTTTCTGGAATTTATTCTTTGGGTGGACGAGCTGGGTATGCGGGACCTGCACTGGGGCACGTACACGGAGCAGTGCATCCCTTGCCAAGAGGACTACCAGTACATCCTTCACCTAGAGACAGTAGATGCAGAATCGAGAGTCCTTCTGCAGGATGTAGGATACCCAGAGGATATTCGCTTGGCCACTAAGCACAGAACGAAGGGCCTTTCTCACACGTTAAGCACCAATGATCTCGAGTATTATAAGAACCTTCCCAAAGGTCTACTGAATAAGATTCTTAAATTCTATGAATATGATTTCGATCTTTTTGGTTACAGCAAAGATATACTGGCAGTGTGA